The sequence below is a genomic window from Oreochromis niloticus isolate F11D_XX linkage group LG3, O_niloticus_UMD_NMBU, whole genome shotgun sequence.
TCTGCTCAGCCTTTGAAGTAAACTCAGGTCTGTTTGAATTTATTGAGtaagtataaataaataatagcgAATCGTTTCTTAGTTCTAGCTCACTAGTTTACAGGCTCAGCTGGTGGTTATATAGGCCAACAACTGAAATCCTGTTATTTGATTATTagcattataatttttttaatcttactGACTATTTATGTCGTAGTGTTTACGTCTGAACACGGgtctttttaaacacagttcaGCCATCTTGTAGTAAAGTCAGTCACACTGAAGAATCTGAGCTTGAACAGCACAGAGTTAAAAACATGTCCATACCTGTGATGTGTGAGTTTCTGTCGGGTTTCCAGCTGATATCCAGCAGTCTGTGCTGACGGTTGATCTCCTCCTCATACTGGACGATGGTTTTTTGAACCTCTGAGAAGATTTCTTCACAAACAGCAGTTAGTCTCTCCTTGATGAACTCTCTCAGATACTGAACTGAACTCATTGCTGCTTCAACTCAGGCTGGACGGATCGATACAAGCATCGATGAAGCGATACAGACGTTGGTATCAGATCCACACTGACGTGACGGTTTGTGTCTCTCTTCTAGTTTCGATCCGCTCATCAAACAGCAGCCATGTCTGTGCACCCCGCTCTTTGCTCCTCCCCTGCTCTGCAGTGGTTTACTGCAGTCACgtgaggattttttttccctccaaaacTTTATTCATATCTCAGAAAACAGCATAAACAGGTTCGTACAAATGTGCAACATGCTGAAAAACAGTTCCTTAAACTTGTTATTAATACAGTATGGATCACAGGTCCTCCATGCATTCTCCTGCTGACTTTGGTAACAGTATGAGGACACTTTTTGGTGCAGCATTAAAAACAGTAGTTACTTTTAGTTGTATGAATATTTTGAATTTGTCCACAAATTCTTTGtatgataacaaaaaaaattcgATAAAGCAACTCTATCGTGATTCATTTATCAAAGCATATGTGATAACAGATAACAGTGTTATTTTTTACTTGAACACTATTCATTTACAtaattatgtttgttttaatcCATGGCTTAGATTGGTCTTTctatttttctcctctctgtgtCAGTGGGATAACTGTACATGTACTCTTATCTCTGAGTGAGTGCAGCACAGCACACAGCAGCAGAGACTGTGTAAGGATAACAAACTGTGTGACATTGTACAACAGAACAAGAATTGATAAtccagttttcttttctttgaagGGCCAGTGACCTCTCTTCAGTGATGTGAAAGTAAAGATTGTGTTTCTAAGACAAGTCTATAAGGCCATTGTCAGTTCACGTGGATGCTGAAATTAACATTTCCTTAGTACCGAAATTAAACATGATCCAACAGCTAAGAATCATATTTTAACAGGGAGCTGTTTTGAACAAAAAAGATTTCGTTCAGTATTTTGAGGGTTTGGGCAACAAGAATGTTCATGAACAGATCGCAAGGAAAACTTTTTCTAAGTTGTTGCACTTTAAAACATCAGACAGTTTCAGTTTCTAATCTGCAAGATTAATCATGACGGCTCTGAGGGCAACTAAACcaaggaaaaaatgttttctgaatGCATTTAACCTGATGGACTGGTTTCCAACCAGTTGTGTGTGACAGTCATATTTTCATATACAGCCAAAAATTCTCACCTCTAATTCAAATTAAACTTCGACACAATTTAGTTGTTCTTAtagtttctccttttttaacaTACAGTTACTGTAGCAAATCATGCAGTTTAATATCAGTCATTTAAACCAGACGAGGAAAGTGTTCAGACTACTCAATGAACGAGCAGCTGCTGAACAAAAACAGATTAAACTGTTTAAAAGATTGTTTAAACTTCTAGAAACATCCAGCAGATAATCCAGATATACTGACAAATAAATATGCCCACTATTAATCGTAGTACAACTGAATTTaatgtttatttcatttcatcGAAATAATCCCAAATGAAATTTATACATTATATTGTTGGCTGCTCCCATTTTCACTCTATAAAAcgatacaataagaataaactGATCTACTAATAAATAGAAAATATGTTAATTAATAGATTAATTAATAGTTACAtgtaaaatgaaattaaaatgaaaaaaatcaaagcatgTAAAATACCCAAATTACTATCAGTTTCATCTTGTAAAGTCCATCAAGACTATAAAGTGCTCCTGCACTTTTCTTTACTCGAGCTAACACACTTCCCCTTCAAAGTGTTATGCAGTCTGATTGGCTGGGGTATAAAAGACCTCCTCAGCTCTGATACATCAGTCCACTGCGGAAAGTAATCCTCTGTGTCAAGGTGGAATGCAGAGGATGGGTTGTATTTccatgactgactttaatttaGACAATGTTGTCTGTTCTTCTTCCAGAAGGTCCAACTTCAGCCCAAAAACCAAGCctgcatttattattattttattcagcCAGTCAATGTTCTTTGTTTTGGGACAGCAGCCCCAGCAGTCCACAGCATGGAGACACAAACTAACAACCACTAACTGATAAAACATTTGTAGCAGCTGcctgcagatgttaaaagacaCCAGCCTCCTCACGAAATAAAGCCTGGCCTGTCCCTTCCTATAGGGAAGGTTGGAGCCTGCTGTCTCTTGAGTTTAACTCTGCAGTCTCTCTTTCTAACCAAAGCCAaagtccagcatagagcggctgagtgaatgtggtctggactctgtggaggagagtcatggtttcagagacTCTATAGAAAGACAGAATACCTGCACTGTAATCCAGAtacactcctactctggagAACTGAGGACTTGAGAGGTCAGTTGGGACATGATTGTACCAAAATTTATAACCGTTTGTATCACAATGTAACACCCATGATTTGTTATTATGTccaaaaaaacattcatttgaATTTCCTTCTCTGGGGATATTCTTGTACGCTACTGCTACATAAACCCCTTTCCCATTCCATTCTACCTCCCAGAAGCAACGTCCAGGTAGGCGTTCTTTACTCAGGACCTGACAGTAATAagtgaatctgtctggatgatcagaataagactgttgttgttTCATTCTTGTTACTTTTCTCTTCCCCTCAGATAATAACagatgtgtgtttgctgtgtttggatccagtgtgatttcatgtgaatattttaagaattcagctctggtctttggctctggtggtgacagtaaaacatcctcttcagtgactgtcagtgagatgtttgtccattcctctctcagaaggtcctgtagtttatctctggtctctgacacagctgctgtcacatcctcaaagtagctcagaggacgaatattgatgctggatgagtgtgtagactcactgagtgctgacagtgaggggtagttgtgtagaaactggttgtgatcctctgtgtgtgagagctgctccagctcgccgtctttcctcttcagctcagcgatctcctgctccagcttctcctgaagctctttgactcgactcacttcagtttcctgctgggatctgacctgctgcttcacatcagagcttcttttctggatgagacggatcagctcagtgaacatcttctcactgtcctccactgctttatcagcagagccattgatggcctccacctcctgttgaagcagcttcacatctttctctcgctcctggattctctgctggatgtttagtCGTCTCACCTCGAgctccttctgcttctcagtcctttctgctgcagctgggactgtttcatggcctttatgttcatccactgtgcagagataacagatactctgctgatcagtacgacagaaaatcttcatcacctcatcatgacgagagcagatgttctcctggagcttcttggagggggccaccagcttgtgtttctttaatggagCTGCATCATAGTGAGGCTGgaggtgtttctcacagtaagaggCTGGACAAGATAAACAGGACTTGATGGACTTTATCCGAggccgcgacccggcctcggataaagcggatgaagatggatggatggatggagattcACAGGAAACACAATAAAGAAGTCTGGGCAAATCCTGGGACCTTGGAAACACAAGGGGGGGGGAGTACTGGATAATGAGCAGGGGAGGTGAGTGTCACACAGGTCAAGACAAGCAGACAAACTGACAAGGAGCAGAGGGaagtacaataacaataatcgagaccctcaaagcgctttacaattccattattcattcactctcacattcacacactaaaAATACACAAGCAGGAGAACGAGAGGAAAACAGGTGGGAACAtagctgggacaaatcagaccTAAGGAAGCAAAAGTAGATACACTGCACACAGGacagggactatcaaaataaaatgggaaGCATGATATTCATAAAGACATAGACTACCTGGAGACACAgaggagatacaggagaggcacagaaacagaacagaaaccaaGTGAATAGAAAGTATAACGCAGACACTAAAGCTGATGCGCCAGAATGTCATGCTGAAGAGAATGattcttttaaatacaagggGGAGCAAGTGAGTCAGATATCAAGGACACAAAGATGATACAGGGCTGATCGGAAACAGTTTATTCCCAGgccaaataaaaaacaaataaaaaacacccTTAAAAAATGTACACAACAAAATGTTATCAATAACTAAAATCTCCCAGGAagaaaacaaacccaattctAAAACTAGTAATGTGGAGGTATTGTACAGACGACACCGGAGCTGTAACTTTCCATTCCAACTTTATTCATCTCCAAACAACAACTGAACACATTGCGCCAAAAACCAACGGAACCCCTCCTCCCGacctgggtgtgagtggagcccacTGGTGGGCCACCACACATGCCGTTATGCCGTGGTGAGGTGGACCTTGACCCCCAGGCCGTCAGCATGGCAGACCAAAGCTCCGAAAAGAACTGGGGGCCCCTGTCTGAGGTAATGTCAGCGGGGGACCAAAACGCGAAACCCATGTCGACACGAAAGCCCTGGCCACCGCCTCTGCCGTCGTGGAGGCCAGGGGGACCGCCTCCAGCCACCTGGTCGTGCGATTcaccacagtcaaaaggtgcgtgACTGTGACTGCGGAAGAGGGCTGACCAGATCGACATGCACATGGTCTAAACGCCGACCAGGGATGTGGAAGGGTTTGAGGGGTCCCTGCATGTGTCTGTGGATCTTTGAATGTTGGCATGGAACACATGCTGCAGCCCAGCTCTTCACCAATTTCCGCAGGCCCGGCCAAATGAACCTGGTGCTGACCAGCTTGACTGAAGCACATACGCCCAGATGAGAGAGGGCGTGGATGGAGTCGAAAACGCAACGGCGCCACGAAAGGGGAACGACCGGTCGCAGGCAACCAGTAGAAAGGTTCCACAGGTAGGCAGCTCTGGGGAGAAAATGAGTATAAAAATTGATCATCCCTAAGAACTCCTGTAACGCCTTAACTGAGGCGGGACAAGGAAAAGTCACGACAGCCTGGACCCTGTCCGGCAATGGAACCACACGGTCAGCAGAAATGTAGTGCCCCAGGAAATCCAGGACTGGTAATCCGATTTGACACTTAGACGGGTTGATGATCAGTCCATACTCCGCCAAACGCTGGAAAACCTGGTACAGATGAGACTCGTGCTGGCTCATCGAACAACTGGCCACCAGTATATCGTCCAGGTAGATGAAAACGAAAGGCAGGCTGCACAAAACCTAGTCCATCAGGTGCTGAAAAGTCTGTGCGGCACCTTTTAGCCAGAACGGCATGCGTACAAACTCAAACAAACCGAAGGAAGTGATGACGGCAGTTTTAGGAACGTCCTCAGTGCGCACCGCACCAGGCCAATTTTTGAAAACACCAAGGTACCAGCAAGGTGGGCGGAAAAGTCCTGAATGTGTGGAATGGGGTAACGGTCATTCTCCGTAACGTTATTTAAACGCCGAAAATCCCCACATGGCCGCCACCGTCCATCCGATTTGGGCACCATGTGAAGTGGAGAGGCCCAGGCGCTGTTCGAGCGCTGCACAATGCTCAGGCGCTCCATGCCCGCGAACTTCTCTCTAGTGACGGACAGCTTCGCGGAGTTCAGGCAGCACGCACGTGAACACCGGGGGAATATAATGCTCAACCCCATGCTTCGTTGCCGTGCTGGAGAAATTAGGTATGAACAGCAATGGAAATTCAGACAGCAAACGGTGGAACACATCCCCGGAGGCCACTAAATTAGCTTGAATGAGGGGGTCATTAGTCCAGGTAAAACAGGGGAGTGAAGAGAACGACAGGGCATCACTCAAAAGTCTGTGAGCATCATCGAAGACAGCCCATGAGTGCGGAGAAAATCGGTGCCCAAGGCACCGAGCtgacagcaacaacaaagttccactggAAATCCTGACCATGGAAGCTaacagtcaccaacctttcTCCAAACATTGCAATAGGAGAGCCATTAGCTGCTATTAGCCGCGGCCTGTGATCCGCCACTAACCTGTCCGCTGCTGCCAGTGGAACTAGGCTCTTCTGCGAGCTGGAGTCCACCAGAAAACACCTCCTGGAGTAGAGCTGGgcaatataagattttttcatatcacgatatgtttttttcatttcaggcgataacgatatatatcacgatataagccaaataactatatttgtaagatttaaatgtgtcgttgctcacaagtaaaatgtgaaataatcagcagcttgttttgatttaaatatttatttcccataataagttcaacagggtagatgtacttaaggaacatgagacttcagtttcagataaataaaggcaaatattgcaaactacacaaaaggcagccgctaaagtgtttaagtttcaaaatagaacaaacaaaacagactactaaattatcaattccacttagaaacaaaattttaattctaaaaataaatcttagtttgttttacagaagaacagacaaaattgactaacttttgtcaatatcaaataaactgagaactaaaaggaaattctcaatctctccttgttgtatagcttagcttttcaaacagttttaacagttactttagtctgacaaaagccgaatgacgaattagcgctttcagtcagagattgagcatgcaccggtttattgtatttccagacttgctttcggcacaatttacagtgcgcgctactctgttttttgtcagacttgaaatagccgaaataccttcacactacggaacttctatggcccttccgttcgacaagctctccggcattggaaccatcatctgttttttcttcggtaaccttcgctctcggttgatttcctccattacctgggcagcccggctggctgcttcccaaacaaatacacatgtgcgccttggcacttgtgctgtacgtaacaagtcacgtgacgtgatgCTGCGGCtgtggttcggctctgcgctacttcatttggattggctgttcttttttttcttttaagaggacaagagagatgaggcctatcgcaatagtttaatttttctatcgagaaaaagttatttcgcaatacatatcgttatcgttctatcgcccagctctatccTGGAGCGTGAGTCTTCAATGAAGAGCAGCCTCTCCATATCGCTAGCGACCGCTGTAGCGCTGGAGGCCCCGTTTTCCTGGGCCGGAAAAGAGCAGGGTGGCAGGCAGCGATGCACTCTGGCACTGTGTTGTCGTGTAGCT
It includes:
- the LOC109203511 gene encoding tripartite motif-containing protein 16-like, with translation MGLSIIFPRCSRACCLNSAKLSVTREKFAGMERLSIVQRSNSAWASPLHMVPKSDGRWRPCGDFRRLNNVTENDRYPIPHIQDFSAHLAGTLVFSKIGLVRLPFVFIYLDDILVASCSMSQHESHLYQVFQRLAEYGLIINPSKCQIGLPVLDFLGHYISADRVVPLAAYLWNLSTGCLRPVVPLSWRRCVFDSIHALSHLGVCASVKLVSTRFIWPGLRKLTMCMSIWSALFRSHSHAPFDCGESHDQVAGGGPPGLHDGRGGGQGFRVDMGFAFWSPADITSDRGPQFFSELWSAMLTAWGSRSTSPRHNGMCGGPPVGSTHTQVGRRERTEKQKELEVRRLNIQQRIQEREKDVKLLQQEVEAINGSADKAVEDSEKMFTELIRLIQKRSSDVKQQVRSQQETEVSRVKELQEKLEQEIAELKRKDGELEQLSHTEDHNQFLHNYPSLSALSESTHSSSINIRPLSYFEDVTAAVSETRDKLQDLLREEWTNISLTVTEEDVLLSPPEPKTRAEFLKYSHEITLDPNTANTHLLLSEGKRKVTRMKQQQSYSDHPDRFTYYCQVLSKERLPGRCFWEVEWNGKGVYVAVAYKNIPREGNSNECFFGHNNKSWVLHCDTNGYKFWYNHVPTDLSSPQFSRVGVYLDYSAGILSFYRVSETMTLLHRVQTTFTQPLYAGLWLWLERETAELNSRDSRLQPSL